tgtatagccagtcaaggtcgttcaAAACTCCCGTCATCAGATATCACACTTCACCATACATGCAAGGGCTgaatagccagtcaaggtcgttcaAAACTCCCATCATCAGATATCACACTTCACCATAcatgcaagggctgtatagccagtcaatgtCGTTCAAAACTCCCGTCATCAGATATCACACTTCACCGTAcatgcaagggctgtatagccagtcaatgtCGTTCAAAACTCCCGTCATTAGATATCACACTTCACCATAcatgcaagggctgtatagccagtcaaggtcgttcaAAACTCCCGTCATCAGATATCACACTTCACCATAcatgcaagggctgtatagccagtcaaggtcgttcaAAACTCCCATCATCAGATATCACACTTCACCATAcatgcaagggctgtatagccagtcaaggtcgttcaAAACTCCCGTCATCAGATATCACACTTCACCATACATGCAAGgactgtatagccagtcaaggtcgttcaAAACTCCCGTCATCAGATATCACATCACCATAcatgcaagggctgtatagccagtcaaggtcgttcaAAACTCCCGTCATCAGATATCACACTTCACCATAcatgcaagggctgtatagccagtcaatgtCGTTCAAAACTCCCGTCATTAGATATCACACTTCACCATAcatgcaagggctgtatagccagtcaaggtcgttcaAAACTCCCGTCATCAGAGATCACACTTCACCATAcatgcaagggctgtatagccagtcaaggtcgttcaAAACTCCCGTCATCAGATATCACACTTCACCATAcatgcaagggctgtatagccagtcaaggtcgttcaAAACTCCCATCATCAGATATCACACTTCACCATAcatgcaagggctgtatagccagtcaaggtcgttcaAAACTCCCGTCATTAGATATCACACTTCACCATAcatgcaagggctgtatagccagtcaaggtcgttcaAAACTCCCGTCATCAGATATCACATCACCATAcatgcaagggctgtatagccagtcaaggtcgttcaAAACTCCCGTCATCAGATATCCCACTTCACCATAcatgcaagggctgtatagccagtcaaggtcgttcaAAACTCCCGTCATCAGATATCACACTTCACCATAcatgcaagggctgtatagccagtcaaggtcgttcaAAACTCCCGTCATCAGAGATCACACTTCACCATAcatgcaagggctgtatagccagtcaaggtcgttcaAAACTCCCGTCATCAGATATCACACTTCACCATAcatgcaagggctgtatagccagtcaaggtcgttcaAAACTCCCGTCATCAGATATCACACTCCACCATAcatgcaagggctgtatagccagtcaagggcGTTCAAAACTCCCATCATCAGATACACAGTTTAAACTTAACCAAAAGATCCATGAAATAAAGTTCAAGGTCATATGTACCATATCAAAATACACATATACTTTACAATCATGGTATACACTAAATAAAGATGACCTTCTGCATAAAGTATCTGTGAAACAAACCTAATCTTAAaatgaccaatgaaccatgaaattgaggtaAAGGGCCCTGCGAGACAAACAAGTTCACATTACAAGCATATCTTACTAGAAACAAAGTTTGcctactgcttatagtatctgtGAAACAGATTTAATCACAAGCACTTAATATTGATAAATGCACCATAAAAAACTAGGTCGAGGCCAAATGAACCTGTCAGACACACAAGTGCACCCTCCAATcattacatatacaaatatatgtgaCCTACTGCAGTGACAAAtgacatgataaaaaaaattacgattGGCAaataatgaaccatgaaatgaggtGATCAAGGCCGGATAAACTATGTCAGACAGACGGGCACCTTATAATCATTCCTTGccgaacaatattataaattacGTACTAAGTGTATTATCCGAGATACGTTACTTAGAAATGATGAGTTAACCATAAAAATCAGTCAGATGAACCCTGCCACACTGACATGAACATCTTGTAATTAGTGTACATTTTAAAGTGAACACTGTGAAATGCATAGGAAGGCACTGAGTACATTGACTTTCTAGGTCTGTGTCAATGTATCAAAAAGTGATGTGACCTACAGACCTTAAAACCAGAAGGAATCCTCAGTCAAAGGAGTTTATATACACGTAAGAGCTTTGATTTGTAAACACCAATTTACAATACTCGTCCTGAGCAtgactgaaatatttgccactggacgtaaagcaaAATTAATGGCCTTGAATTTCAACTTTATCATTCGAAACAATTTGAATCTTAAATTGATCTActaagtatttttaaaaaaagatttacttCTTTGTTAAAGAAATATCTGCATAGATCTTCATAAGAGTCAATTTTTGCTCCAAAATCAGCACAATTTAGATATTCGGCAAACTACAATGAATTTGAGCATATTTCGAACATAAAAGCAACATCGGatccacaattttctataaACAAGAGTTGCAAATGGTCATATTGAATAACTTTCTGGATCTTGGGTTGCGACCAAAGTTAATTATGCTCAAACTGACTGTTACagaattattgaaaatttgaccAATACTGACGTTTCaactaaaataatacatttagtCAATACTTCATCACTTATAATATGGCGTGCCAAAATGAAGCCATTTTGTATTAATGAAATATCATAActgttttatgtgatatttatattttatgacctgattaaaaaaacatcaaaatttagGGCCATTTTTTAGTTAAATACGGAAATCTTGTTTACAGAATCATTTTAATTCTTGTCTGCTATTTCTTGATCTAAACGGAACTTATGTTCCAgtttcataaaatgttatatGTAGGTTTGACAATTGATGTTATAAAATGACTTTAACCACCGATCGACTGTGACCTAAAATGTTGGCCCCCCGGCAACCGGTGCTTTGCTTTTGCGCTAATTGGCATATCTTTTGCGCCAAAacaatctttcatttgcgccacaacaatatttcatttgcgccaaaataaaacattttaattgctCCAATATTACAGGTAATTACTTATTATGAAAATGAGACAAAAAGTTTACACTGGAGTTATTCTAAGCATGATACAACTATTGTAAAGTATTATGTCTACCCTGGCACCAAATTTGTAAGGTATTCCATGTCTGGAAAATTCCTCCTCTCAAGTGCATaccatattgataaaaaagaTAGTCCGTTTTTTCATGAACTGCAGTCCATTTCAGTTGTTATCCTGGCTTTGCAAGATTTGATTTATTAGGGTACCAATAAACGACTTGGTCTCCATTTTTCAGAACGTATGAtctgacaataaaataaaagtgtggTCATCAAATATTACACACTAAATTCTCCTGTTatatgtttaaattgaaaatgtccgTCTTGACACCTCGAACATGTAAACACTATATAATTATAAACCTTAGTTACTATCAGCTTCAGAAATGAGTGTGGCATTGAACTCACCCCGTTGTCCAGAGAAATACTGTAAAGACAAATCTTTTAGAGCAATGAATATTTAACGCTTCCGTTATTGTAAAATGGCGCAaatgaagtttttattttttggctcatatgaaatataaccttgtggcgcaaatgaaagattggatttttaaaaaattggcgcaaataCAATGCCTTTGCAACATTTCATTATAAAGGGGTCCCTAGGTGACCTGTtgaatgacaaaatttcattcCAAATTGGTAGTCCAAATTTTTCAAACCTCTATACCGGGTGACCTTTATTACAGgactacctattgtatttattattaatttattaatatatttttcagaacatgcatgaaatattctGCACccgacgttaagcaaccaacaatcaatcagcCCTGATAACGTGCCATACGTGATATTTGACCCTGcttaacaaattatatatatatctttattctcataaaccaaaGTACAATGGTACAGagacatatacaaataaattaacatagtataaattttaaatacaaatgtaaaatagaGACATAAAGTGATTACCCAGGAGATTCTAGGcatttaataataattcttataaACTTGCACAGATTGTTTAGTTCAGACGGGTTGCTACTATTCATtagactttgaaattttaaaatatttggtctGTTTATAAAATGATGCTCTAGTAGCTGTTGTCTACTATCGTTTATTGTCgagcattttaaaatataatggaaCTCGTCGCCAATGTCACCGGAAGTGCACAAAGTACAAATACGATTTTCTCTTTGAATGTTTTGCCATCTACCAATTTCGATAGGAATTTTTGTGTTCAGCGTTCTAAATCTACAAAAAGAAGCAATATTTTTGTCatctaaaatatcaaagtaGGTTTCGAAATTTATactatttttgaataatttataatttagagCTTTTGGAGAATTCTGTACAGTAGCATACCATGTCTGTCTGAACTGGTCAGTTAATCTTAATTTAACAGTATCATACAATCagtttttacttataaaatatttagagtTCCATATATTTGATAGTCCACAGTTATCAAGCACAGATTTTACATTCTTACACCAAGCTATATTTCCATTATAACTACCAGTAGCAAGATTGTATAGAATTACAGGAAGTTTCTTATTTTCCCCAGTTACAAGCTTTTCCCAATAATTTATAGTacgtaatttaataaaaatatcaagtgGGAATCGGCCAAGTTCcccatatatcatataatcagGCGTGgatttttttaagattaagcagtaatttacaaaattttagatgAACACGTTCTATAACAGAGGTGTTACCCATTCCCCAGACTTCACACCCGTATAATAATATAGGCTTAACGactttgtcaaataattctagttgacatttaatattcaaattatgtAATCTCCCCTTTTTTAGAATATCGTACATAGCCCTTGTTGCTTTATCAGCCTGTGCCTTTTTTGCTTTTGTGAAACTTCCTGTTCTAGAAAATAATACACCAAGATATGTAAATTCTTCAACAATATCTAACTCAATATCAGCATATTTAAAACTAACATGTTGTAGTGGTCtacctttataaaaaaatactattttgcTTTTCGGAACATTGACTTTTAATTTCCATGTTTCACAATATTCTGACAAAAGTACAATGTCGTGTGCGTACAATacaacaaacagttttaaatacaaacaaagcTCGTTCTCTATTTGATCTGATAAAGATTTCaaaccatttatatttttgttctgaaaaaagctttctaaatcatttaaataaatagaaaaaagtatgGGAGATAAATTTTCTCCCTGTCTTACACCTACATTACATGGAAAGTAGTCTGAATATTCCCCATCACTAAAAATTCGTGATTTcacatttttatacatattaaatATAGTGTTATACATCTTCCCATTCACTGTATGTAAAATGAGTTTTGACCAAAGACCAGATCTTCAAACTGTATCGAAAGCTTtagcaaaatcaataaaagcacaaaaaagttttttctttttttgtctcagtaattcaaataaaatatgcagAGTAAATATACTGTCTATAGTGGAATATCCCTTTCTGAAACCAAACTGGTTTTCATTTAACAACAAATATTCTTCCAAAAAGTTACTCAGtcttaaattcaaaattgacgTAAAAAGTTTACCCATACAGCTTAATATAGTTATTGGTCTGTAGTTTTGGGGATCTGACTGGTCacctttgtttttataaaaaggtaTCACATTACCAACAAGCCAAAGTTCAGGCACTTTTCCAGtatcaaatacaatattaaaccGTTTTACATAGATTGGCATAAAAATCTGAGTGGTGCTCTTAATATATTCATTAGTGACGAAGTCATCGCCACAAGCTTTGCCATTCTTGAGATTTTTGatgcatttaaaaattttattttccgtAATAGAACTGTTTAATAACAAATTAAGTTCGTTATTTTCATCTATAATAGTTTCTTCACCAGCGTCAGGATCTGAcgaatttaaatttttgaaaaattcaaaaagtacaTCAACAGGAatattattcctttttttttctttatacgAGTTTAATATCTTCCAAAATTCTTTAGAAttactattttttaaattattcatctTTTTTCTCATGGCTTTTTTATGCTTATTAATAGAAATGTTCATTTGCCTCTTATATTCACGTTCTGTATGCTTCATCTCTTctctttttaaacatgttttattgtatttatatcttCTTTTTGAAATTCGAAAGCACCGCCTTTTTTCCCAACATATTTGGTCAAACCAaggtttaataactttttttcgaCATTTGTTTTCATGTCGTTTATAAGTGAAAGATCCAAACACCTTTTCGGCTGAATCCAGCATTAAACCATTTACAGATTCAACTATTTTATATGCCGTCTATTTTCCCTAGTTCAAGTAAGTTGTTATCATCTGAaacctattatgtgtcaaatatttaattccaTCCAAgttcagacctgtatcaagtgTTAATATTATTGTGTCCACTTTTCTCCTTACTCTTCAGGGTTGGACCTCTCCGGTCGTATCCAGCTGCAACGAAGCAATATATGTATGGTATATTATTGGTTGATTAGAGGTATGGGATTTACTCATTGTTGCAGGCCGTGCGATGACTTTTATAATTGCTATGTTTTATGTAAGTTGGTCATTGATGGAGATATGTCTTTTTGGCAATGATATCACATCttcgtattttatttcattCGAAACCCTCAGCTTCCATTCTACTCAgactttattcaaaatttgaagtTAAAACTAAATGAGCTTggaaacatacaaaaaataaacaaaacaaattctttGTGTTATTTGGACACCCAGAAGGTAGTGTTGTAAAATAGAAAGAACAAAATATCATAAACCACTACAAAAAGATgatgaacaagaatgtgtccttaGCACACGGATGCCACAtccgcattatcattttctatgtccagtggaccgtgaaaattggtaaaatctctaatttggcagtaaaattagaaagatcatatcataaggaacacgtgtactaagtttcaagttgattcgACTtcaactacctcgaccaaaaactttaacatgaagcgggacaaacggacggacgaacgaacgaacaaacggacacacagaccagaaaacataaagcccataaatggggcatacaaaCGCAGAAGCACTTACCGTTTAAATAAATGGAGTTGCTTTACTTATGATATGTACTAGTATCTCGTTTACACGCAAACGATAAATGAAGCGATAGTTTTCAGCATTGTGTTTTGAATGAGAAGTAGATTTGCAATTATATTATTCAATGATACGTTTTCTTGTCTTGGAAGCGAAgtactcaaataaaaaaaaatatatttccacTTCTAAATACATGAAGTTctttttaaagcagtttactaAATAACTCTTTCCCTGCCAACAAATGCATGCTTGATTTCCTTTGCATCTTATCCTCTTCCAGAAACCCACTCACACATAATTTAAACATTGTGTTTCGTCCCCAAACGATTTTATATCTCAATTGCAGTGAGGAATTTCAGATTTATGGTGTCATCTACTACCTGTTTTTATAACAATCAGAAAATCATGCtacataagcaacatgacgggtgccaaATGTGGAGAAGGATTTGTTTACTCTTCCGAAGCAATTGACCACCtcctccccccaaaaaaatccCCCACAATTTATTGTTTAGGTATGTGTTGCTCACTTTTCTATGTTGCGTTTTGCGTACTGGCGATtgtattttcttcttctttcatttttttccacGTGGCAATGTCGGTTTTAATTTCTACTCTCATTTAAACTTCGTTTTAGTGAACACGTGACATCAAAATTTGAATCGGATAAGAACATTAATCTAGTCCATCCAGATTTTGAGGTAACTTCTTTGGTACTTTGAAGTACTGTATGTATGTAATGTACATTTgaacatgaaatataataatCGTATTAAACTTGTCTCTGATTTGGACTGTTATTTTAATACCGGAATAATGAAATAACCCTGGCTCTTTTGCCTGGCCACAACCTCATCGACTACTGTCttgttatatatttactttCTATGAGTAACTTGAACTCAACTAATTGATAACCTGACTGACCCCATATCACAGTGCGTCAAATATGAGTTCATAGTGCACTCTCCGCTTAGGTCAATGTGTGGTCTTTGTTGACAAGTGTGGTTATTTGTGGCCATAAGAAGCAAAAGGGCAGAGTCCTCTATAGACTCGCCAATGAATTTCTCACGAGGATCGTTAACCCCGGTATTGTTGAGGGTTATTGTCCCTCACAATAGAAGATAACCAAAAGAGATCTTCCTTCAAAGTTTCAACAAAAGCAGACAGATAAATCCTAACAGTAAAAAATCAGCGTGAAAAAAGTAGGTAAATATCTGTTCTAGATCACCCctattaaaattattaactACGATTATATGGCCTCCCACCATAATTTAACGACAACAATTTGCAATTCTAATCCAAATTTACTtacatatatgtaataaatCGTAATAAAAGTAAGTAACACACAAAAATGTTCGTGATATTATCTAACTTAATCGTGCACATAAATATATAGGTGTAGGAGGATTCCCACCATATAAATACACAACagacaataaataaacaatcaaacaaaaacaattgtgaTACATTTGGATCGTCTTAGACCTGTTAAACTCAGTGCAGGCTGGTCATCACTACGAAGACGAGAATTTgggaaatgttaaatatttcattatttcaactgattaaaaaatacaatgtgAGTCATGTCGTTCTATTCCAGAAATCTGAGGACTTCGGAACTGACAGACGACAGTGCTGGTTTTCGTCTGGTTTCTGCATCGGGCCGGAAGTTCATGATCTAGAGCTGTGTTTCGGTATTCGTGCCAGGTTTTGAGAGGTGCGGAATAGAATGGCTCATAAGTCTTGGTTTATTCATCTTTGGCCTGTTCAAAAGTCTGACCTCGTCTAAAACCATTTTGTCTTGAACTTTCTGTATTTTTTCCTCCGTCAGTAGTGCTTTTCTTTCCATCACTCTTGCATATCTTTCTTCAAAATCTCTGGCTGCTTTTCCTgttaataaaagataaaatatataaaacagtaTAATCACATTTCCCAAAGATTATTTCACGACGAGTCAATATTTAGCCCCCCAACACGAACACCATCATATGCGTAGATGTTTGTCGTGTGGTTCTGTCACCATCTAAGGTCAAACGTATTTTTCTATCCCATATTACtcctatattatttttattaaaacacatttctaaaaagatatttacaaaaaatcatttgtcCAATTTGGAtcaatttttaatgttaaacGTTCTACAGGTCTTTTTAAggtcatttgaaaaaaaatgatatgtcaTTACTAAGAAATcgttatttgtatatatatattgaatttaaatgcTTTCCTGTCTTGCAAAAATGAGTTTTTGTGTGtgcaaaaattaatgtttctctTCAAGTTAAGCAGGATTTTGCCTAAACATATTAATCGTACAGTCCatcatatatttcattattaataCAAGAAACTGCAAACATTTCTGAATTGCACAAACGGAAACGAAAAAGCATTCACTTTGGACAAGCAACATCTTAAATAGAATTTGTATCAACGTGTACTCAATTTTTTAGAGACAAGTGGCAAACTTTATTATTTGCGCAAATGAATGTTGGCGCAAAAAGACGATTTTGTTTATGTGCAAACgtatttctcaattttttttaaacagaagaAATTCATATACGATCCAAGatgatataaaaagaaaagaaaaaaaaaactgccatacatgtactacaaaaaaaaaaaccaatgtttCCCCGACAATTCAAGTTGGTATATAATGTGTTTTCATTTACTAACTTGCAAAACTGCAACggttgattttttgttttataaatgatttaggtATGTTGTGTTTGTGTGTCTGTTCTATATTTTAGCGCTAgtcagtgattttttttatcttgatgaTTTTACGCCAAagtattcttttaattttgtgttcTCATACCTTTCGATCGCAGATTTTCTTCCCTAAGAATATTAGCTATCATCATTTTCTCTTCTAATTCCTCTGCCATTTCTCTTAAATTTTCCATCgagtttttgacattttgatggTGTCGCGAAAGTTTTGGCGGTGTTCTAACTTCTTTTGTAGGTCCTAATGGATAATAATAGTACAGTCCTGATGGCCCAACAGTACTTCTTCTATCAAACGTCTTTGTTGAACTTGTAACTGTATGATGAGCGGTTACAGAACTCTGGTTTGTGTCTGAATTTTGCTTCTTGGTTTTTGACGTTCTAGCGCCcatcttgaaattttgaatgCCAGTACTGTGCACACTCTACTTATCGCAATAATCCGATGACGTCATAATACAGACCGCGCAACGTTCTGATTTAAAAGTGcgaattttgttgttttttgccATTTTCAAATCGTATTTAGGTATAAGTTCAAGATTTAAAATGACATTGAAATACATTGCCTTATCAAGAATGAATATATCCAAATCCTGAAAACTTTTTCTGTCAGTAAGAGGTCCAGTGCAATGTCCTCGACTTCTATACAGTGACAGGATAGTCAACATAATGACGGTGGTCACTTAGTGGTAGAAGTCGAAGTAGAACCGAGTCAAGTTGAAATGTGTTGTTTTGAGCTTTTCCTAAATCAATtcatggaataaaaaaaaaacaataaaactaaaaaaaacaatgcaatGCAATGGTATCGGTAAGTTTGACAGAAAAGAACTATACGcttacttgtaaaaaaaaagacctttcaattgtatTTTCATACGCGGCTTTTAGCACGTTAATTTGGATTTTCGCTTCTCTTATTTTAGATTATTTGCCAGGTATTCGGAATCCcctggttttatccatgtagtgccattaaaaaaaattgtccgcTAAaccctacttttcttttcatgcTGCTATTGCATATAGTTTTAGAAAGTCATAGATCAAAATCTTAGAAAATCCTTGTTTTTTCATTGCTTTTGAAAGAGTAAAGTCTAattaaatgtaagaaaaaaactACAGGGAGCATCATTTTCCGccaattatattttcaatggcttacatctcgaaaacaagcacacgaACCCTTATTTTTTCTCACTTTCTACGTTCCTTTATTTAAATACtgtctttttgtaaattcataacagtcgttttattcaaattgagaatggaaatggggcatatgtcaaagagacaacaacccgaccaaagagcagacaacaatcgaaggccatcaatgggtctGCAACGCAGCGAGGGAAAAAAAAGATAgagaaaacttgttaatttgAAAGAGAGAAGCGAACATCCTTTTTAGTTGTAACTTTCTCACGTCTTTTAATATTTGCACACTTGAAAAGAGAAgtacaaattaaaagtgaaTAGGTTGGCCAGTTGTCAAAAACTACTTTATTTTCAGTTAGTGTACGTTCAACATTACATGAATATAACAATGagtattatgaaatatttacgaTAAGTTAGATGATTTATTGTATAAAAGTTTCACCATACTGCAATAAATCAGAGACTATCAAATCCAGTtcaattttggtaaatttttgacTATTAATTGCTAGTATAAAGAATCATTTGTTATCAAAAGaatatattttctgaaaaataaactaAGAAATAGGGcaataaaacatattcatatGTAATAAAGACATATTATAAATCCCCCAAAATCTTAAATTTGAATTCTGGACATGTCGGCAAGCATTGTGTCCCAATGTGATTGAGGCGTAACAAAGCTAAATTGATTGGTGTTTTACGGCTTTGCAATGGTATAAATGCTGACCTagtaaaaaataagatattgaaGAATTAGTATATCGCAATCCATTGTAAAAAGACATTTCCTGAAAGTTTTGTTTGTATTACGaaatt
This Mytilus trossulus isolate FHL-02 chromosome 14, PNRI_Mtr1.1.1.hap1, whole genome shotgun sequence DNA region includes the following protein-coding sequences:
- the LOC134696422 gene encoding uncharacterized protein LOC134696422, coding for MGARTSKTKKQNSDTNQSSVTAHHTVTSSTKTFDRRSTVGPSGLYYYYPLGPTKEVRTPPKLSRHHQNVKNSMENLREMAEELEEKMMIANILREENLRSKGKAARDFEERYARVMERKALLTEEKIQKVQDKMVLDEVRLLNRPKMNKPRLMSHSIPHLSKPGTNTETQL